One part of the Rutidosis leptorrhynchoides isolate AG116_Rl617_1_P2 chromosome 1, CSIRO_AGI_Rlap_v1, whole genome shotgun sequence genome encodes these proteins:
- the LOC139846711 gene encoding uncharacterized protein, with translation MTIDKRWTTIRHTFNSDFISGLNAFIERCKNNLDSHSKCSCPCKDCGNTVFLKPKQIKAHITRYGFEPSYTIWRHHGELPQPPEVQNTTDPLRNFLHDIQLEEVPNFEEEGPNDDETMNDTTATALEDLIDSTQTELYPDSKLSSLEFLAKLTHIKVLNKWTNTSFDQLLELLIQSHPPNNTIPKSFYETKKWMRKIGLGYQAIHACKNDCCLFYKEYQDLQNCPICKESRWKDERTTEKKVPNKVLRYFPITPRLKRLYSSRYTAKDMTWHATGRCNEEGKMRHPVDGRAWKEIDKRYPDFAREPRNVRLGLADDGFNPFGNMNNPYSMWQVILTTYNTPSWICMKESSLMLTLLIPGPKSPGKDIDVYLRPLVDELKILWSEGVVTHDSVTNTYFQMKAMLIWTINDYPARSSLSGWSGQGYKACPTCNEDTPAMRVKNKIVFVSHRPNLESNHPYRESLEFNGKVDHTSKPRKFKVADIENQHTDLLPVGNPGKNHTNVGEKRKRPPNCRHNWTKISIFRELEYWKYLPL, from the coding sequence ATGACGATTGATAAGAGGTGGACTACTATACGACATACATTTAATTCTGACTTTATTAGTGGTCTTAATGCATTTATTGAGAGGTGTAAGAACAATTTGGATTCGCACAGTAAGTGTAGTTGCCCATGTAAAGATTGTGGTAATACGGTTTTTCTTAAACCTAAACAGATAAAAGCCCATATAACTAGATATGGGTTTGAACCCTCTTATACCATATGGCGGCATCACGGTGAACTACCACAACCACCCGAAGTACAAAACACAACGGACCCTCTAAGAAATTTCTTGCACGATATTCAGTTGGAGGAAGTTCCTAATTTTGAGGAGGAAGGTCCGAATGACGATGAGACTATGAATGACACGACCGCAACTGCTCTTGAGGATTTAATTGACTCCACCCAAACCGAGCTATATCCCGATAGCAAGTTGTCCTCATTAGAGTTTTTAGCCAAGTTAACACACATTAAGGTCTTGAACAAATGGACGAATACTTCATTCGACCAATTGTTAGAATTACTCATACAATCACATCCCCCAAATAACACGATTCCGAAATCATTTTACGAAACTAAGAAGTGGATGAGAAAGATCGGTTTAGGGTATCAAGCGATACATGCTTGTAAGAATGATTGTTGTTTGTTTTATAAAGAATACCAGGATTTACAAAACTGTCCAATATGTAAAGAGAGTAGATGGAAAGATGAACGCACAACGGAGAAAAAAGTTCCTAATAAAGTTTTGCGTTATTTTCCAATAACTCCAAGACTAAAACGTTTGTACAGTTCCAGATACACTGCAAAGGATATGACTTGGCATGCTACTGGGCGGTGCAATGAAGAGGGTAAGATGCGTCATCCGGTAGATGGTCGAGCTTGGAAAGAAATTGACAAAAGATATCCAGATTTTGCACGTGAACCCAGAAACGTTCGACTAGGGTTGGCTGATGATGGTTTCAATCCATTCGGCAACATGAATAATCCTTACAGCATGTGGCAAGTCATATTGACAACGTACAATACGCCGTCGTGGATATGTATGAAAGAAAGTTCTCTCATGTTGACTCTGTTAATTCCTGGTCCTAAATCACCTGGAAAAGATATTGATGTTTACTTGAGGCCTTTAGTTGATGAACTGAAGATTTTATGGTCCGAAGGGGTTGTTACACATGACTCAGTTACAAACACGTATTTTCAAATGAAAGCAATGCTTATTTGGACCATAAACGATTATCCTGCCCGTAGTAGTTTGTCCGGTTGGAGTGGCCAAGGCTATAAAGCATGCCCTACATGTAACGAGGACACTCCTGCTATGCGTGTGAAAAACAAAATTGTTTTTGTCAGTCACAGACCGAACCTTGAATCGAATCACCCATACAGAGAAAGCTTAGAATTCAATGGTAAGGTTGATCATACCTCTAAACCTAGAAAGTTCAAAGTAGCTGATATCGAAAACCAACATACAGATTTGTTGCCAGTTGGTAATCCCGGTAAAAATCATACAAATGTTGGTGAAAAAAGAAAACGTCCCCCTAATTGTCGTCACAACTGGACTAAAATTTCTATTTTTCGGGAACTTGAGTATTGGAAATATCTTCCACTGTAA